In Spirochaeta thermophila DSM 6578, the DNA window GGAGGGTGGACTGGCCCATGCGGTGGCGCGAGGAGCAGGTGGACTTCGAACCGGCCGGTAAGGAGCACCACTCGGACGGTGGGTCCTTCGACACCGCGAAACAGATCGTGCGTGAGGTGTACGACCACGAGCCGCCTGTCACCTTCAAGTACGACTTCATAGGGATCAAGGGGCAAGGGGGGAAGATCTCGTCCTCCACCGGGAACGTGATAAGCCTCAAAGACGTGCTCGAGGTGTACCAGCCCGAGGTGGTCCGCTACCTCTTCGCAGGGACCAGGCCCGATACCGAGTTCGCCATCTCCTTCGATCTCGATGTGATAAAGATCTACGAGGACTACGACAAGTGCGAGCGGATCTACTTCGGGAAGGAACAGGTCGACCCCAAGAAGCTCGAGCGGGAACGGAGGACGTACGAGTTTTCCCAGGTGGAACGCGCTCCTGCCTCCATGCCCCTCCAGGTCCCGTTCCGGCACATGACCACCCTGGTGCAGATCTACGAGGGCGATCTCGATGCCCTCATGGCGCAGGAGTTCCCCTCGGTCTCGGGGGAGGAGGCCCGGCGGCTTCGAAGGCGGGCGCAGTGCGCCTGGAATTGGGTGACCACCTACGCCCCTGAGGAGTTCCGGTTCAGCCTCAGGGTGGACGAGGAGACCCTCGAGCCCCTCGAGGATTCCCACAGGAAGGTGATCCAGAGGCTCTACCATCTCCTGGAAACGGAGTGGGACTCCCTCGACGAGGCGAGACTGGGCGAAGCCGTCTATGCCTTCTGCGAGGAGGAGGGCCTCACCGCAAAGGATTTCTTCCCCTCGCTCTACCGGGTGCTCCTCGGCAAGGACAGGGGGCCTCGGGCGGCGAGCTTCATCCTCACCGTGGGTAAGGAGAAGATTCTCACCATTCTCGGCCGCTACCTCTAGGCTTCACTTCACACCCCCACCGGCTCGGCGGCGGAGGGAGCGAGGTGTATTTTGGAAGGATCCGCTCCCTCTCCTTCGGCCCGGGCCGCGGCTTCCTCCGTGTGGACCACGATGCGGTCGGTGTGCCGGAGGAGGTGGGTGGTGAGGGTGTGCGCCACCGGATGGCCTTCCCCGCGGGGATCGAAGACGAAGGTGGTGGAGGCGCCGATGAGGCGGCCGAGGAACAGGCACACGAGGGCCACGGGGTCGGCTGCGGTGAACACCAGGTGGTCGGGCTGTTCCCGAGAGAGGAGCTCGGCCGCGCCGAGGGGAGAGGGGAGGGGGAGGCTGAAACCCGGGTCGAGGGGGATCTCGGCAACGATCGGGAGGGATGTCCCCGGAAGGGAGGGCGAGGGTGTCACGGGCAGGACGTGGGCCCGAGGGGCCAGGATCCTGATCACCGAGGGATCGGGTCGGCAGTCCTCGGAGAACCAGAGGACCCGGGAGGCCGCGGACGGGGGTTCCTGGATTCCCAGGGATGAACGGATGCCGTCGATCAGGTCCCTGTGGGCATACATGTGTCGAAGGCTGGAGAAGAAGGGTGCGATGAGGTAGAGACCGGGCAGGGATGATGAGAGCCCCACGAGGAGGTCGACGAGATCGCCATCGAGGAGGGCGCCCGCCACCCTGCCGGCGAGCATCCCGAGGAAGGCGTCGGAGACCCTCCGCACGTGGAGGAAGACGCGTTCCAGACGTGCTTCGGAGAGGGCCGTCTCCTTCCCGGAGATGTCTCTCACGAGCTCGTCGAGGATCTCCCCCATCTTTTGACCGCGAAGCTTCCGTCTGAGGTGGGAGTACAGGGCCCGCTCCCTGAGTGAGGGGCGTGCTCCCTCGAATATCTGTCGGGAGAGGGAGAGGAAGAGCGAGCGGCCCCCGCCGCCTCCTCCTCCCCCGGACGTGAGGAAGTCGTAGGCCACCTTGTAGACCGAGAAGACGAGGGAGCGATAGGAACCGTGGGCCCCGGCCGCCTGCGTCCGCTTCTCCCTGATACGATCGAGGACCTCCTCGGGGGTATGGGCCTCCACGAGGGTGTACGTGTTCCCGATGAAGAGCCCTCCGTGGTCGTCCGAGCCGGCCGTGAACCCCTTCACCCAGGGGGTGCTGCTGAAGGGTGCGATGTGGTGCTTCCTCTGGAGCCTTTCGATGTGGGCCGGGGTGAGGCGTGAGAGCACCTCCTTCCATGCGTTGTTGAAGTAGCTGTTCCTCCCCCCGTTGATCACCTCGAAGACGTCGAAGAGGAGGATGAGCTTCTCTAGATGCGCCACGGTGAGCCTGTTGTTCACCGGATAGGTGGCGTGCGCCACCGAGTGGGCGATCCCCTCTTCCCTGATGTAGTCCCTGAGCCGGTAGATGTTGGGCCTGAGCTTCTCGACCATGCGGAACCGGTGTTCGTCGAGCCCGTAGAGGAGCAGGTGTATCTTGCACCCGTCCTCGGGGAAGTAGGTGGTGGTCTCCACCCCTACGATGACCCTGTCCGGGTACCGCGCCTTGAGGAGGAGCGCCCCCTCGATGCGGTTGTGGTCGGTGATGGTGACGAAGTCCATGCCCCTCTCGAGGGCCATCCTGAGGACCGTCTCCGGGTCGGTGTACGACTCCTTTGCCCCGAGCCGTTGCATGAACCACTCGGAAGGGTGTTCGGAATGTATGGAATGTACGTGCAGGTCTATGCGTTTCATGGATACCTCCCGGTGAGTCTGTACCAGGAGGTGATGTGATGGCGATGAGGGGAAGGTGAGAATTACGTGAAAATTCATGTGTTCCTTTCGCCCATGTGAAGTTCGACGAGCGTCGGGGGATCAGCTCCTGCACGTGTACACACGAGACTCGCTGCTCTCGATGCAAAGAGGAGGGCTTCAAATATGTCCCCCTCAGAGAGCATACCTACCTTCTCTTCTGTCAGGACATCATGATGCGCCAACCATGCGAGAAAGGCACCATGAAACGTATCTCCTGCTCCGACGGTATCCACGATGGGCGTGGGAACTGAAGGCACATCGACCCGATCGATGCCCGATGCTGTTCTTTTGAAGGCTGAAGCACCCTTTTCTCCTCTGGTGACAATGATGAGTCGAGGTCCCTGCGAGAGAATCCCATGTATGACCTCTTCCTCTTTCTGGGAGGGGTAGAGGTAATGCAAATCTTCCTGAGAGAGTTTTACGATGGTGCTCAAGGAGAGGATACGTTCGTACCGGGAGAAATAGTCGGGGAACGAATTCATCAGTGCAGGCCTCACATTGGGATCAAAGGAGAGAAGCCGCCCCGTTCTCTCTCTATGGAGGAACTCTTCTAACGTGCTTCCGAGTGGTTCCATCACAAGGGCGATCGATCCGAACACAAGTGCTCGTACACATTCGGGAAGCTGAGGAGGGATGTCCGCGGGAGAAAAGGAGGCGGCAGCAGTACCGTCGATATAGAAGCCGTACTGTGCCTCCCCCGCTTCATCAGGATGGACGAGAGCGAGGGTGGAAGGATTCTCGACGAGGTGTAGGTACCTTGTATCCACTCCGTTGCTGATGAGTTGTTCTAAAATGAGATTCCCGAGAGGATCTCTGGAAACATTACCCATGAATCCCACAGGAACATCCAATCGGGAGAGTGCGATCGCCGTATTAAAGGGAGAACCGCCTGGAATGGGTTTCAGAGAGAGATGATCCCCGTGTGAGACGATCATGTCGATGAGCGTTTCGCCTAAAGTGAGTATCATAGCACGACCTCCTTGGAGTTGTTTTTCGTTCTTTTGTTCGAGTATAAGGTCGAAAACGAAAAATGTAAACGATTACAAATTTTTCTTGACACCTGGAAAAACCGGGTTTATCATGACTACGTGCAGAAGACCACTGAGACAACGGAAGGTGAGAGATGCTGATAGGAATTCCTCCGATAGTTGGCCCTGATCTCCTCTATGTCCTCCATCGGATGGGGCATGGAGACGAGCTCGTATTGGCAGATGCCTTTTTTGCAGGAGATACCTATGGGAAGCGTATCGTTCGAATGGATGGTATACGGATTGCCCCGCTTCTCGACGCTATCCTCTCGTTGATCCCGATCGATACGTACGTGTCCGATCCTGTCGTGATGATGCAACCGGTAGAGGGGGATTCGTATGATCCTTCGCTCTTTGAAACGTATTGGGAAGTCCTTGTGAGGCGATGGCCGGAGACCCCTCCTATCACTCGATTGGAACGGTTCGCCTTCTACGAGAGGGCCAGTAAGGCGTACGCAGTGGTGATGACGGGTGAAACGACAAAGTACGGGAACATCATCATCAAAAAAGGAGTCGTCTCAGTATGAGAAGGGGCGTTTCGTCTCATTCCTGTGTAAACGATTACATAATGGTGATGGTAGGTTGAGGAGGAGTTATATGTTTGAGGTGCTGCTTGTCATGGAGGGGATATGTAAGAGATTCCCCGGCGTCACGGCTCTCCAGGATGTTCATCTCGAAGTCAGGAAAGGGGAAGTCCATGCGTTACTCGGTGAGAATGGCGCAGGGAAGTCTACTCTGATGAAGATTCTCACAGGAGTATATCGCAAGGATGGTGGGACCATCAGGTACAAGGGAGAAGAGGTCGAATTCCTTTCTCCTCGTGAAGCCCAGGAAGCGGGAATAAGTATCATCTATCAGGAATTCAACTTGATGCCGCACCTTACGGTGGCCCAGAACATCCTCATCGGGAGGGAGCCTCGAACGGGCATCCCGTGGTTCATCGATGAGGGAGCACTCAACAGGCAAGCAAAGGAGATCCTCGATTCCCTTCATATCGACATAGATGTTACTGCGAAAGTAGCGAGCCTCTCTGTAGCCGAGCAACAAATGGTGGAGATCGCTAAGGCGATATCGTTTCAGTCGGATCTCCTGATCATGGATGAGCCGACTGCAGCCCTTACCGAGGGTGAAATCAAGGAACTCTTCAGAGTCATACATGGGCTCAAAAGAAGGGGGGTTTCGATTATATATATCTCTCACAGGCTGGAGGAGCTCAAACATCTCGCTGATAGGGTCACGGTTCTGAGAGATGGCAGATACATCACCACCGTTCCGTTCTCCCAGACTTCTCTCGAGGAGCTCATCCGCTACATGGTGGGACGAGACATCGACAACCTCTTCCCGAAGATCTCGATTCCCCAGGGTGATCTTCTGCTTGAGGTTCGGAATCTCTGCCGGAGAGGCGTGTTGCATGATATTTCCTTTTGTTTGAGGAGAGGGGAGATCTTGGGAGTGGCTGGTCTGATGGGAGCGGGGAGAACCGAGCTCGCCCGGGCGGTGTTCGGTGCAGACCCCATAGATGAAGGAGAGATCTTCCTGGAGGGGAGAAAGGTTGTCATCCGTAATCCTCATGAGGCGATAAAGGAGGGTATTGCGTACCTTACCGAGGATCGCAAGAGAGAAGGTCTGGCGCTCAATCTCACGGTTTCAGACAATCTCATCCTCGCGAGTATACGGGATTTCGCCAATCCTCTATGGATGATGAAGACGGGTAAGGTGGAGTCCACTGTACGGGAATTCATAAACGAATTGAAGATCAAGACCCCTTCCACCAGACAGAAGGTGAAATTCCTTTCTGGAGGCAACCAGCAGAAGGTGATCATCGCCAGGTGGTTGTGTAAGAAGGCCAAGGTATTCATCTTCGATGAACCCACGAGAGGGATAGATGTGGGGGCAAAGCATGAGGTCTATCAATTGATGAATGAATTGGTCTCCCGAGGGGCGGGGATCATCATGATATCATCGGAGCTCCCCGAGATCCTCGGATTGAGTGACAGGATTCTCGTTATGCATGAAGGACGCATAGCAGGAGAACTCTCCAGGGAAGACGCCACCCAGGAGAAAATACTCTACCTCGCCACAGGCGGAAAATAGGAGGAGTTATGGGTCGGATCAGATCTACTGATACCGGAAAACGACAATCTTCGATCGACTCTCTGGTCATCCAGAAGTTCGCAGCCTTTTTCAGTCTCATCGTGATGATCGTATTCTTTTCGTTCGCGTCGCCGTACTTTTTCAATTTCGAGAATCTCATCACGATCGCTCTTCAAACAGCGGTGATCGGGATTCTGGCGATCGGCGTCACCCTCGTCATAATCACTGGGGGGATCGATCTCTCGCTGGGGGCCGTTCTCGCGTTTTCCGGTGTCTCATTGGCTCTCTGTACCAATGCTGGATGGCCTCTCTGGCTCTCTATCGTGATAGGGACAGGAGTAGGGGCTCTGCTTGGAGGGATAGCCGGGATCCTCGTGGTGTATGGGAGGATAGCTCCCTTTATTGCCACTTTGTCCACTCAATTGGTTTCGCGAGGCTTGGCCTTGGTGATGACAGGAGGAATACCTCTCTACTTCATGAATCAACCCGGCTTCAAGGAACTCAGTCAAGGGAAGTTGTTCGGCGCCATCCCTTTGCCGGTGATATACCTGGTCGTTTTGGCTTTCCTTTCGAGCCTCCTCCTCCGGAAGGTCACAATAGGGAGATATATCTATGCGGTGGGATCGAATGAAGAAGCCGCTCGTCTTTCCGGCATCAATGTGAACCGTACGAAGTTGTTCGTGTATACCTTTTGTGGTCTGATGAGTGGAATCGCAGGAGTGGTGTTGGCGGCGAGACTGGATTCCGCACAGCCGGCCATAGGAGTCGGATATGAACTCGATGCGATTGCAGCGGCAGTGATTGGAGGAACTTCCCTTTCCGGGGGAGAGGGGACCATCATGGGGACTATGATTGGGGCCTTCATCATGGGGGTGCTGAAAAACGGTTTGAATCTCATGCAGGTGAGCCAGTTCTGGCAACAGGTGATCATGGGAGTCGTGGTAGCGGGAGCGGTGTACATAGATACCCGAAGGAAACGTACCACTGATTAGGCAATGAAGGTCTCCGTAGGGGGCTGCTTACATTCTTCCCCGCTACTACAGCGGGGTGTCAGGAGGATTCCTATGAAACTGAAACGATGGGTCTTGGGGTTCCTGGCGGTAGTATTGGTAGCACTGCCCGTATTCGCGGGTGGTGAGGGAGAGGAACAGGCCGTCGCGGAGAAGAAGTATGTGTACGCGGTCATTTCCAAGGGATTCATGCATGAGTTCTGGCTGACGGTGAAGAAGGGGTGTGATACGGCGGCTAAAGAATTGGGGGTGTTTGCTACCTTTGAAGGACCGGCCACCGAGGCGGAGGTAGCGGCGCAGATAGCGATGGTGGAGAACGCAATCACTCGGAGGGTTGATGGTATTCTGCTGGCTGCTCTCGACAAGAAGGCCCTTGTTCCCGTGATGGAAAAGGCAAAGGCAGCGGGAATCCCCATCGTGATGTTCGATTCCGGTGCTGATGCGGAGTATCTCACGCTGGTGGCTACGGACAACAGGGCTGCAGCAGCGAGAGCCGCGGATTACCTCGCAGAGCTGATAGGAGGAGAAGGGAAGGTCGGGGTCATCGTACACGATGCCACCAGCCAGACGGGTATCGATAGAAGAGACGGGTTCCTTGACAGGATCAAAGAGAAGTATCCTAAGATCCAGGTGGTGAACGTGGTCTATGGAGGTGGTGACCACGCAAAGAGTCAGGATCTCATTATGGACATGGTGAGATCCAATCCAGATCTCAAGGGTATTTTCGCTGCGAATGAGGGCTCAGCAGTGGGCGCGGCGCTTGCCCTCGAGGCGCTGGGGGCGGCGGGGAGGATAAAGCTCGTGGGTTATGATACGAGTGAGAAGGAGCTCGAGTTCCTGAAGAAGGGAGTGATCCAGGGGATGATGGCACAAAACCCCTTCAATATGGGGTATCTCGGGCTCAAGATCCTGCACGAATATGTGATTTCGGGCAAGAAACCCGAATCAACGTTCATTGATACGGGAGCCACCCTCATCACCGCCGAGAATCTGGAGACTCCCGAAGTCCAGAGACTTCTCTATCCCTTCAAGGAGTAAAAGTATAGCCCGCTCACAAAAGCGGGCTTGGTCGCGGAGGGGGCGGGCTTGACAGGGGCTGCCCCCTTCATCGAATCTAAAGCGTACCCGGTTCTTTCGAGAATCTCAAGGTACTGAGGCCTGTAGGCATGACGTGGTGAGAGATGAAGCGGAGAAGACTCCTCACGATAAGAGATATCGCTCGGGAAGCAGGGGTTTCCACGGCGACCGTTTCCAGGGTCCTGAATCATGATCCTCGTGTTCGTCCCGAGACGGTGAAGAAGGTCCTCTCGGTGGTGGAGTCCTTCCAGTACAGTATCCATCATGTGGCGAGGAGTCTGAAGACCGGTCGGACCAACACGATCGGTGTGCTTGCGCCTGAGTTCGCCAATGAGTTCTTCATGGAGCTCGCAGAGAGCATGGAACAGGAATTGCGGAAGGAGGGCTATTCTCTACTCATCAGTTCTTCGCATGAATCTGTCGAAGAAGAGAAGAAGCGGATACGGATGTTCATCGAACGCTCGGTCGATGGGCTCGTGATTATTCCCTCCTCCGATCGAGGAGAGCACTACGTAGAAGCGCAGAAGGCCGGGATCCCCATTGTGCTTGTGGATAGGGCGACTTCCGGCGTCTCGTGCGATGCGGTTCTCGTCGACAATGTGGGAGGGGCGTATGCCGCGGTCACCGCTCTCATCCACGAAGGATTCCGGAGGATCGCGTTCATCGGAGGAGATCTCCATATCCTCACATCCAAGGAACGTTTCGAGGGTTACACGAGGGCCCTCAAAGATGCGGGTCTCTCCGTCGATTCCGACCTGATCAGGTTGGGGGATTTGCATATCGAGAGTGGATACGCTCTCATGAAAGAGTTGATTGAAGGACCGGATCCTCCAGATGCGTTCTTTATCGTAAACCTGTTCATGCATGTGGGAGCCACGAATTATCTGGTCTCTCTTCCCCCCGAGAAAACCAGGGAGGTCGTGATCGCGAGTTTCGATGAGATGGTATACTCGCCTCTCCTTCGTTTCTGCAGATATGCGGTGGCCCAACCTATCGACGAGCTGGGTAGGACGGCAGTGCGTCTTCTCCTGGATCGGCTCAAGAGGAAGGAATCGTCTTCTCCGCGTATCGTCCGTCTGCCTACATCTCTTGTCAGACACTGAGAATCGGATCATGGAGGATTCTATGGTAGTGAAATTCGAGGATAGGTTCGGAGCTGCACTTCCAAAGGTAGGAATACGACCCACCATCGATGGAAGGAGAGGGGGGGTGCGTGAATCTCTGGAAGGCGTCACCATGGAAATGGCTCGGGTTGCGGCTCGACTCATTTCGGAAAACCTTCGGCATCCAAATGGTGCTCCTGTCGAATGTGTGATTGCCGATACCACGATAGGTGGTGTGGCGGAAGCCGCAGCATGTGCCGAAAAATTCAGAAAGGAAAATGTGACCGTCACGCTTACGGTAACGCCATGCTGGTGCTATGGGGCGGAGACCATGGATATGGACCCCCATACCATCAAGGGGGTCTGGGGTTTCAATGGTTCGGACCGACCTGGGGCGGTATACCTCGCCGCGGTTCTGGCTGCTCATAATCAGAAGGGCTTACCTGCTTTTGGGATCTACGGGAGGGATGTGCAGGATTTCGATGATGTTGCTCGAATCCCTGAAGATGTGGCTGAGAAACTCCTGCGTTTTGTGCGGGCGGGTATCGCTGTGTCCTGGATGAGGAACAAGTCGTATCTCTCGATTGGGTCGGTCTCCATGGGGATCGCAGGCTCAATTGTTGATCCTCACTTCTTCGAATCGTATCTCGGCATGCGGGTAGAGTATGTGGACATGTCGGAGCTCGTAAGACGTCTCGAGTTGGGTATCTATGATCACAAAGAGTTCGAACAGGCCTATTCGTGGGTGAGGGAAAAGTGTAAAGAGGGCCCCGACAACAATCCGCCCGAACTTCAACATAGCCGGGAGAAAAAGGACGAAGTGTGGGCCACAAGCGTAAAGATGGCTATGATCGTTCGAGATTTGATGGTGGGGAATCCTGTGCTTAGGGAGTCAGGATGGGAGGAGGAATCTTTGGGGCATCACGCCATCCTCGCTGGGTTCCAAGGACAAAGGCAGTGGACGGATTACTTTCCCAACGGGGATTTCCTTGAGGCGATCCTCAACAGTAGTTTCGATTGGAACGGGATCCGAGAACCATATCTTGTGGCCACCGAGAACGATTCCTTGAATGGGGTGGCGATGCTCTTCGGACACCTTCTTACAGGTACCGCTCAGCTGTTCTCCGATGTGAGGACATATTGGAGCCCCGCCGCCATCGAGCGAGTCACCGGATGGGTGCCGGAAGGTGAGGCTGCGAATGGTTTGATTCATCTCATCAACTCAGGCCCGACGTGTCTGGATGCCACGGGAAAACAGCGCACGAATGGACGTCCTGTGATCAAACCTTTCTGGGAAGTCACGGAGGATGAGGTTCATGCCTGCCTGGATGCGACCCTTTGGCGGTACGCGAATCTGGGATATTTCCGCGGTGGGGGGTATTCTACCGATTTCCTCACGGAGGGGGGGATGCCGGTCACGATGTCGAGGGTCAATCTGGTAAAAGGGGTGGGGCCTGTCCTGCAGATTGCAGAAGGGTATACTGTCGATGTTCCTCAGCATGTACACGATGTCCTGGATGAGAGAACTGATCCCACCTGGCCTACCACCTGGTTCGTTCCCAGGCTCACAGGAAAGGAGGCATTTACGGATGTATATTCGGTCATGGCCCACTGGGGGGCTAATCATGGGGCCATATCGTATGGCCACATCGGCGCTGATCTTATCACCCTCGCCTCGATGTTGAGGATCCCGGTGTGTATGCATAATGTGCCCGAGGAGCTCATCTTCAGACCGACCTATTGGTATGCATGTGGGCAGGATCCCGAGGGAGCGGATTACAGGGCATGTGCCACGCTGGGCCCGTTGTATGGGAGCTATCGTCGCTAGCGGGAGTCGAGGACTCGGGTGACTGCGGACGGCGTGGGCATATCAGGAGGGAAGGAGTTTCCCTCCTGAGTGCCTCCCCGTTCGATTTTCCCACTTTCCCCGGAAGCAGGATTCATCGTATAATGGTTATGTACTATTAGGATACGTGCCGGGAAGGAGTGTGTGATGCGTCACTCGGGTCCTTTGAGGATCGTTCCGGATTTCAGTTTCCCTTTCTCCAAGGTGGTCATCTCCCCGCATGAGGGGGTGGATCTCGGGTACATCAGCGCCTGCTATTCCGTGAGGTTCTATGTGAACGTGTCCCTGGATGCGTTCTCGCGCGGGGAGGGAGACGGGATACAGGCCCAGCTCTTTCTGGATCATAGCTGCAAGCAGGGGACGGTGGAGATCTCCAGGGCCCTCTGGGAGAAGCTCGGGAAGCCGAGACAGGCGGTGCTGGTGGCGGACGATACGGGCCAGAAGGTTCTCTTCCTCACGAAAAAGCCTGAATAGCGGATCTCGTCTCGGCCGGAGGCGGGTCGTTCCCACTGTCGGGGGATCCGTTCGGCAGATCGATCCGGAGGGTGATCCGTGACGGATAACCTTTCTCTATCGGTTAGAGATATTTGACATTTTAGAGATTTTGGATATATACTCGCTATTAGAAAGGGGTTTCATAAGGGGTTCAGGAGCGGGTGGTATGGAACCTGAGCTGTTTTCGGATGTCCTCTCTTCTCTTCCCATGGAGGTGGCGATCACCGACGAGGAGGGAAGAATCCTGTGGGCGAACGACGCCTTCTCACTCCTTACGGGGTACGGTCGTACTTCCTCATACATGCTCATCCGACAGTTTCTCCTCATGTTCGCAGAGGATCGGCCCGAGGTGTTCGTGAAAGGGGTCGATGGTCGGCCCTGCCTCCGGATACTCACGCGCTGGTCCTTCCGTGACGGGAAGAAGATAGTGTGGTCCTTTGAGCGCCTTGTCGCCGATCCGAAGAAGGCGTTCTCCTCTCACGACAGTCTCACCGGACTCATGGGTCGTGAATGGTTCTTCAGAGAAGCGGGTTCGCTCCTCGCGAGTGCGAGGCTCGAGGGGACGTCCTTTGTCCTCATGGTGATCGATCTGGACGGTTTCAAGCGGATCAACGATCTCTATGGTCCTGAGGTGGGGGACGAGGTGCTGAGGATCGTGGCGAGGAGGATCGCCGGCCACCTCAGGGCCGAGGACTTGGTCTCCCGAACGGGGAGCGACGAGTTCGCCGTCCTCCTCCACGACGTGGCGGACCCTGCAGGGATCGCCCGCCGGGTCCTCGCTTCGATCAGGGAGGGGATGGTGGTGGGAGGGCATGCCCTCTCCCTCTCCGCGAGTATCGGTGCCGGCGTGTTTCCACGGGACGGTCTTTCCCTCGAGGAGCTCGTGGCGGCCGCGGACGCCGCCCTCCTTGCGGCCAAGGCACACAGGGACACCGTGCGGTTCTGTACTCCGGATGTCCGCCGCAGGATGATGCACCGATGGGATATGGAGCGGCTGGTCCTCGATCGGATTCGTGAGGGACGCATCCACCTTTTCTACCAGCCTATCGTGCGGGTGGCTTCAGGGATGCTCGCAGGGGTGGAGGCCCTCTCCCGTCTCCTTGGAGAGGATGGGGGGCTGGTCCTCCCCGACGAGTTCGTTCCGATCCTGGAGGAGGGGAAGGTGATCCATCTCCTGGGGAGGAAGGTGCTCGCTCTTGCCGTGCTCCAGGGGGAGCTCTGGAAGGTGAGGGGGCTCTTCGTCTCGGTGAATATCTCGCCTCAGGAGTTCCTCCATCCGGAGTTCGTGGACGTGGTACGGGAGGTCCTGGATGCATCGGGGTTTCCCCCGGAGCTCCTCATGCTCGAGGTCACCGAGTCTTCCCTCGTGGGGGATGTGGACCGGACCGTGCAGGTCCTCTCCGCCTTGAGGGACGAGGGGATCCGCGTGGCGGTGGACGATTTCGGTACGGGGTACTCGTCGTTCGCGTCCCTCAAGCGGATGCCGGTGGATGTGATAAAGCTGGATCGGCGGTTCCTGCACGGGGTGGAGGAGTCGGAGCGGGATCGGGCGATCCTCGAGGGGATGACGCACATGGCGCACGGGCTCGGGTTGGAGGTGGTGGTGGAGGGGGTGGAGCGGGAGGCGCAGCTCGAGATCCTGCGGGAGAGCGGGTGTGACTATGTGCAGGGGTTTCTCCTGGGGCACCCGATGCGGGATGTTGCGATTTCGCACCTGGTGGGCTAGTCTTTGCTCGTGGTTTCTTCGGTAGAGAGGGATGTCTCAAGGCTCTGCGGTTTCGCGGCCGCTCGTGTGGTGTTCGCCTATGTGCACTGTCTCCGTGTGGAGGAGGGGCGGGAGTGGGAGTATGGGGTGCGGTTCCTGAGGGAGGCGCTCGTGGAGGAGGGTGAGGCGGGC includes these proteins:
- a CDS encoding ABC transporter permease, which codes for MGRIRSTDTGKRQSSIDSLVIQKFAAFFSLIVMIVFFSFASPYFFNFENLITIALQTAVIGILAIGVTLVIITGGIDLSLGAVLAFSGVSLALCTNAGWPLWLSIVIGTGVGALLGGIAGILVVYGRIAPFIATLSTQLVSRGLALVMTGGIPLYFMNQPGFKELSQGKLFGAIPLPVIYLVVLAFLSSLLLRKVTIGRYIYAVGSNEEAARLSGINVNRTKLFVYTFCGLMSGIAGVVLAARLDSAQPAIGVGYELDAIAAAVIGGTSLSGGEGTIMGTMIGAFIMGVLKNGLNLMQVSQFWQQVIMGVVVAGAVYIDTRRKRTTD
- the lysS gene encoding lysine--tRNA ligase; amino-acid sequence: MSIPQKPKSSHWADVTAFRIIKEKGDKPRYVCASGITPSGTVHIGNFREIISVELVVRALRDLGKDVRFIYSWDEYDVFRKVPKNMPNREDLETYLRMPITMVPDPWGKEESYARANEKEVEAILPEVGIFPEYIYQAKEYTSCRYAEGIRRALERRDVIRRILDKYRAEPLPDSWWPVVIFCASCHKDTTTVEHWDGAYGLSYTCSSCGFKEALDFRRQGNVKLRWRVDWPMRWREEQVDFEPAGKEHHSDGGSFDTAKQIVREVYDHEPPVTFKYDFIGIKGQGGKISSSTGNVISLKDVLEVYQPEVVRYLFAGTRPDTEFAISFDLDVIKIYEDYDKCERIYFGKEQVDPKKLERERRTYEFSQVERAPASMPLQVPFRHMTTLVQIYEGDLDALMAQEFPSVSGEEARRLRRRAQCAWNWVTTYAPEEFRFSLRVDEETLEPLEDSHRKVIQRLYHLLETEWDSLDEARLGEAVYAFCEEEGLTAKDFFPSLYRVLLGKDRGPRAASFILTVGKEKILTILGRYL
- a CDS encoding carbohydrate kinase family protein; the protein is MILTLGETLIDMIVSHGDHLSLKPIPGGSPFNTAIALSRLDVPVGFMGNVSRDPLGNLILEQLISNGVDTRYLHLVENPSTLALVHPDEAGEAQYGFYIDGTAAASFSPADIPPQLPECVRALVFGSIALVMEPLGSTLEEFLHRERTGRLLSFDPNVRPALMNSFPDYFSRYERILSLSTIVKLSQEDLHYLYPSQKEEEVIHGILSQGPRLIIVTRGEKGASAFKRTASGIDRVDVPSVPTPIVDTVGAGDTFHGAFLAWLAHHDVLTEEKVGMLSEGDIFEALLFASRAASLVCTRAGADPPTLVELHMGERNT
- the fucU gene encoding L-fucose mutarotase, translated to MLIGIPPIVGPDLLYVLHRMGHGDELVLADAFFAGDTYGKRIVRMDGIRIAPLLDAILSLIPIDTYVSDPVVMMQPVEGDSYDPSLFETYWEVLVRRWPETPPITRLERFAFYERASKAYAVVMTGETTKYGNIIIKKGVVSV
- a CDS encoding sugar ABC transporter ATP-binding protein, producing the protein MFEVLLVMEGICKRFPGVTALQDVHLEVRKGEVHALLGENGAGKSTLMKILTGVYRKDGGTIRYKGEEVEFLSPREAQEAGISIIYQEFNLMPHLTVAQNILIGREPRTGIPWFIDEGALNRQAKEILDSLHIDIDVTAKVASLSVAEQQMVEIAKAISFQSDLLIMDEPTAALTEGEIKELFRVIHGLKRRGVSIIYISHRLEELKHLADRVTVLRDGRYITTVPFSQTSLEELIRYMVGRDIDNLFPKISIPQGDLLLEVRNLCRRGVLHDISFCLRRGEILGVAGLMGAGRTELARAVFGADPIDEGEIFLEGRKVVIRNPHEAIKEGIAYLTEDRKREGLALNLTVSDNLILASIRDFANPLWMMKTGKVESTVREFINELKIKTPSTRQKVKFLSGGNQQKVIIARWLCKKAKVFIFDEPTRGIDVGAKHEVYQLMNELVSRGAGIIMISSELPEILGLSDRILVMHEGRIAGELSREDATQEKILYLATGGK
- a CDS encoding PHP-associated domain-containing protein, which encodes MKRIDLHVHSIHSEHPSEWFMQRLGAKESYTDPETVLRMALERGMDFVTITDHNRIEGALLLKARYPDRVIVGVETTTYFPEDGCKIHLLLYGLDEHRFRMVEKLRPNIYRLRDYIREEGIAHSVAHATYPVNNRLTVAHLEKLILLFDVFEVINGGRNSYFNNAWKEVLSRLTPAHIERLQRKHHIAPFSSTPWVKGFTAGSDDHGGLFIGNTYTLVEAHTPEEVLDRIREKRTQAAGAHGSYRSLVFSVYKVAYDFLTSGGGGGGGGRSLFLSLSRQIFEGARPSLRERALYSHLRRKLRGQKMGEILDELVRDISGKETALSEARLERVFLHVRRVSDAFLGMLAGRVAGALLDGDLVDLLVGLSSSLPGLYLIAPFFSSLRHMYAHRDLIDGIRSSLGIQEPPSAASRVLWFSEDCRPDPSVIRILAPRAHVLPVTPSPSLPGTSLPIVAEIPLDPGFSLPLPSPLGAAELLSREQPDHLVFTAADPVALVCLFLGRLIGASTTFVFDPRGEGHPVAHTLTTHLLRHTDRIVVHTEEAAARAEGEGADPSKIHLAPSAAEPVGV